A segment of the Bradyrhizobium sp. CCBAU 53340 genome:
ATCGAATAGGGCATCGGTGTGAAGTCGTAGAGCTTCGAGTAATGCATGCGCTGGAGAGAATAAGGCCGGTAGGTACCGGTCGGAGTACGGTATCCACGCCGCGCCGTCGAGACTGGCCAGGCCGCAAAATCCGCTCCATCGACGGCGACGAGCATCGTCTGGGTGGAAAGCTGCACCCGGATCGTGATTGATGCGTGCGCATTTTGACCGCCGAGGCCGAGGAGCAGCAATACGGCCAAGATCAGGGTCGAAGGCAGTCGTGCAGGCATTTCGTTTCTTCCAAGTGCTGCTTCAACAGAGAAGCTTGGCCCGATGAGATCAGGCTGGCCGCCTTCCAGCGTCCAGCACATGATGGCAGGGAGCATTCCCAAAGTTGCTGCAAGT
Coding sequences within it:
- a CDS encoding L,D-transpeptidase, which codes for MLPAIMCWTLEGGQPDLIGPSFSVEAALGRNEMPARLPSTLILAVLLLLGLGGQNAHASITIRVQLSTQTMLVAVDGADFAAWPVSTARRGYRTPTGTYRPYSLQRMHYSKLYDFTPMPYSIFFLGGYAIHGTFEVRNLGRAVSHGCIRLAPEQARSLFELIQAQGSQDTTIEISP